The window ACTGGCAACGCCAGCAAGCTCATGACATGGCAACCACATTAAAAGACGCATTGCGTGTGAAAGAGCAGCGTTACGAAGAGGCACTTCGCCCACTCGTCATGCTGGGTGAAAATGGCAGCTTCCAACGCGAAGTGAACTGTAACCAACAAGACTCGGCGGTGGTGATTTATCACCAATGTGAAGACATCTCGCCGCGTAACATTGCGCTTTATTCCTTGGCGAATCACTTAATGTCGGCAACCTTCTTCCATGAGATCCGAACTAAACAACAGTTAGGCTATATGGTTGGTACAGGGAACATGCCACTTAACCGCCATCCGGGGATCGTGCTTTATGTGCAGTCACCAAATGCGGCGCCAGCTGAATTGGTTACCTCAATTGATGAGTTTTTGAATGCGTTTTATATGGTGTTGTTGGAGCTTAACGAATACCAATGGCACAGCAGTAAGCGCGGATTATGGAACCAAATTGCAACACCTGACACCACATTGCGTGGGCGAGCGCAGCGCCTATGGGTAGCAATTGGCAACAAAGACACCGACTTTAATCAGCGCGAAAAAGTGTTGGAAGAGCTTAAAGAGTTGACCCGTACCGACATGATCCGTTTTGTGGTCAATGAACTAAAACCTCGCACTGCCAATCGTTTGGTGATGCATTCGCAAGGTATCGCTCATGAAGACGCGCCGCGTATCAACCTTGGTTTAGAAATTGGGTCAATTGAAGAGTTTCAGTTGCGCCCGAAAGATTTCGGTCTCGGGTAAATCATTGTGATTAGCACTGACACAAAAAAGGCTTGCATCATGCAAGCCTTTCTATTTTTAGCGCTAGCCGTTAATCGTAGAAGTTACGACCTTCGCCAGCTCGAGTTAACAACCCATCGCACGGCGCGTAACGATCACCGTATTTCGATGCAAACTCGTTCATTTTCTCAACCAGTTCTCTCAAACCGAATTGATCCATGTAACGGAATGGACCACCTAAGAATGGTGGGAAGCCTATACCAAAGATCGCACCGATATCACCATCGCGTGGAGAACGGATAATACCGTCATCTAAACAGCGAACCGCTTCGTTTAGCATTGGCAGCACACAACGCAATGCAATGTCGTTATCGCTCAGCTTGGATTCTGGCGTCAGGTTCAATAGCTTGTAAACTGACTTATCGACTTCTTTCTTCTTACCTTTGTAGGTATAGAAGCCTTTACCAGTCTTACGACCTTTGCGGCCATCGTTCAGTAGTGTGTCGAATACGTCTGGACCTTTGAATCGCTCGCCCAATTCGTTAACCAAGATCGGCATGATCTTAGCACCAATATCAACACCAACTTCATCCAATAAAGTAATTGGACCCACAGGGAAACCGAAGTCAAGCAGAGCACCATCAAGTTGTTCGATCGGCTCATTTGCTAGCAAGATGTGTGCAGCTTCGTTCATGTAAGGTGCAAGAATACGGTTTACATAGAAGCCTGCTTTATCTTTCACGACGATTGGTGTCTTGCCCTGCTTCTTCGCTAGTGCAACAACGGTAGAAATGGTCGCTTCTGACGTAGTTTCATGAGGAATCACTTCCACCAGTGGCATTTTCTCCACCGGGCTGAAATAGTGCAAACCAACGATATTTTCTGGGCGCTCTGCTTTTTCCGCAATTTTGTGGATTGGTAGCGAAGACGTATTGGTTGCAAAGATAGTCTCTGGTTTCGCGTTCGCTTCAATATCTGCAACCATCGCCTGTTTAAGGTCAAGATCTTCAAATACAGCTTCGATAACCACATCAATATGATTGAAGCTTGTAAAATCAATACCACCCGAAAGTTGCAGCATTTTAGATTGCAGACCCGCTTTTGAGATAATGCGGCGCTTACGCTGCTTTTCGAACAACTTGTAGTTGTAGTTCAACGCGTTAAGCACGCCATCATTGCTGACATCTTTAATACGTACTGGCACTTTCGCTTTCGCAACAGAAACATGGCTAATGCCAGCCCCCATTAGACCACCACCCAACACGCCAACTTTGTTGACTGCAGTTGGCTCAGCTTCTGCGCCGTTTTCTTTCTTCATTTCTGTCGTAGCAAAGAAAATAGAACGCAGTGCTTTAGATTCTGAACTCATTACCAGTTCGCCAAAGCGCTTCGCTTCAAGTTCTTGACCTTGGGCAAAGCCCTTTTCAAGACCATGCTGGATCACTTCTAGAATCGCGACCGTTGCAGGGTAGTTACCACGGGTCTTTTCATTGGTTTTCTTCGCGGCTTGCTCAAACACAAACTTACGACCTAAACCACTACCCGACATCAACTTCTCTTTTGTAGATTGCTTTTGTTTACCTTTCTTCTTGCCTTTTTCGACATGCATCTTCGCGACATCGAGTAGAACAGTCTCTGGCACACATGCGTCAACCACGCCCAACTTTTTCGCTTTCTTTGCACGCAGTTGTTTACCTGTAAGGATTAAATCCAACGAAGGTAATAGACCAATCAAACGCGGAAGACGTTGAGTACCACCGGAGCCTGGCAGCAAACCAAGTTGCACTTCTGGCAAACCAAGACGCGTTTTATCGGAATCAGTACATACACGGTAGTCACACGCTAGAGCAAGCTCTAAACCGCCACCTAGACATGGACCGTGAATCGCAGCGACAACCGGATAAGGCAGATCAGATAGCTGTTGGAACAAGTCTTGGCCTTGCTTAGCCAATGCTTCCGCTTCACTCGCCGTTGTGCACGCTTCAAGCATACGAACGTCAGCGCCCGCAACAAAGTTATCTGGTTTTAGGGAGTGAATAATCATCCCTTTCACGCCGCTGGTGTCTTTCAGTTGAGTGAAAATTTCTTTCATCTCATCTGCAAACGCCGCTTGCAGCGTGTTCATTTTCTCGTTTGGCACATCGATGGCTAGCCAAGCAATGTTCTGCTCATCAATCTTTAGACTAAATGCTTTTTGCTCGCTCATTACTCAACCTCCAAAATCATTGCTGCACCAAGACCACCTGCGGCACACGCTGTATTCAACGCGAGACCACCGCCACGACGTTTAAGCTCACGCAGCGTTTGCGTCATCATACGTGCACCAGTTGCGGCAAATGGGTGACCGTAGGCAATGGAACCACCAAGGACGTTGAACTTATCCATGTCGATTTCACCTATCGCTTTCGAACGACCTAGGTTTTCTTGGGCAAATTTATCAGAAGCAAACATCTTCACGTTCGCAAGAGCTTGTGCAGCAAACGCTTCGTGCATATCGATAAGCGTCAGGTCTGAAAGCTCGAGACCAGTGTTCTCCAACACTTTTGCCGTCGCGTATGTTGGTCCCATTAGCATGTCCATTTCCACACCAATGGCTGAGAATGCATAACCGCGGATGTAGCCAAGGATTTCCATACCAAGTTCTTTCGCTTTGCCTTCACGCATTAGCATCACGGCAGCACCGCCATCGGTTAATGGCGTACTGTTCGCGGCTGTTACGCTGCCGTATTGACGGTCAAAAGCCGGACGCAGTTTCGCGTAGCCCTCTAATGTAGAGTCATGACGAATGTTGTTATCTTCAGAGATCCACTTTTTGTATGGTTCAGGGAAGGCAGTCATCACTTCGTCTTGGATTTTGCCGTCTTTCCAAGCTTGCGAAGCTAGAGAATGAGAACGGTGTGCCAAAGCATCTTGCTCTGCACGAGTAATGCCGTGCGATTTAGCCATTTGCTCGGCAGTCTGACCCATAGAAAGACCCGTCGAGTATTCAGCCACTGCCGGCGGCACTGGCATTAAATCTTTGAAGCTGAGTTTCTTAAGAATGTTGAGCTTTTGACCCAGCGTTTTGGTTTTGCTTAGCGCAAGCAAGTTAGCGGCAAGTTTCTTCGAAACACCAATTGGCAGAACAGATGAAGAATCCGCACCACCCGCGATACCAACATCAATGCTGCCCGCCATAATGCTCTCTGCCACGTTGACTGCAGCTTGGAAACTGGTCGCACACGCACGAGTTACGCTGTAGGCATCAGTATGGATGTGCATTCCTGTGCCAAGTACGATTTCACGCGCAATGTTTGGCGCTTCTGGCATTTGAACGACTTGTCCAAATACCACTTGTTCGATGAGTTTCGGGTCGATGTCTGTACGAGCAAGCATTTCGCTCACTACCATTTTGCCTAAATCGACCGCTGGAACCTGGCTGAACTCAGTGCTTTGACGAGCAAAGGGGGTTCGTAGCCCTGCGACAATAGCAACACGTTCACCGTGGCGTGTTTTCACTTCCTGCTTGCCCATTGTTTCTCCTTAAATACAAGAGGTCTGACCTGATGCATTGTAATCAGTTTGTTAAATTTATCAAACGTGCGTTTAAATAAACGTGAAGCGAGTAGATCTATTGCTCTAGTTCATTGATTATTCGGCAATTAAGAATGATTAACTATAGTGAGTAAAAATGAGGAGAAGTGTGCGGGAGGTAAAATTGAAGCAAAAAAAACCACACAAAACTGTGTGGTCGGAATATTTATAAAACAATTAACCTACGCCAATTGTAAAATTAATCAGTTTCCTGATTAGGAGAAAGTAAAGTCAGCCTTCAAAAGGAAGTGTCATCTTGCTCAACATGTTAGTCGTCAATGACTAACTAGATGACAAGATGTACTATAGCCCCTTCACTGCACGAGATTTTGAAATAGATCAATTTTATGGCGATTTTACGAATTCCAACCGTATCAAAGTTCGAATAACTTCAAATCGCCTAACAATAAGTGTAGGAAAACACCTGAATAAAAAGATATAGAACAAATTATCATCACTTCAAATAATTGTTTGATCGTAGAAGATGTATATTGTGCTGCTGCTAAACTACTGGTGTGTACTCAGAACAAGCACAAATATAAGCGGTACCCATGACCTCACAGAGCAAGACGGAGGCTCCTGTGGCAATATTTAAAATGTTTGGAAAGAAAAACTCCAACAGTCCGGTCAACTCTGATATGGACAGACAAAGAAAATACGAAGCTCTTGTACGGGGCTATCACAGAGATTTGTATCGCTACGCTTACTGGTTATGCAAAGACAAGGCAATTGCAGAAGATTTGGTTCAAGAGACCTGTCTGCGCGCATGGAAGTCACTGGATAGTCTTCAAGATGAAAAGGCCGCGAAATCTTGGCTTATTACTATATTAAGACGAGAAAACGCACGCCGCTTTGAACGTAAACAATTTGATTTGGTTGATATCGATGACTATGGCAATGATGCTAAAGTCAGCGATGACCCACATCATCAACAGGAATGGCTTCAAGCTCAAATCATGAAGCTTGATGTTGAATACCGTGAGCCTTTGTTTCTTCAAGTTGTAGGCGGTTTCAGTGGAGAAGAAATCGGCAGCATTCTTGATCTAAACAAAAACACAGTAATGACACGCCTATTCCGTGCACGTAATCAATTAAAAGAGATGTTGGATTCTCAAGATACTCAGAGAGGACAAAAAAATGGATGATTTAGAATTTCGTCGTCGTATTTTGTCGGATCCAAAACAGAAGGATGAAGAGATTCTGCAAGCTTTAGCTGAGAGCGACGCTAACAGTAAGTTTGCTGATGATGTTTTGGATCTCGACCTTAAGATTAAGCAAGCCATGAATGTGGATGTGCCTGAAGATCTTGCTGATAAAATTCTGTTTAACCAGACATCGAGTGCGCTAGATGACGAGAAAGTCGTAAGACCGAATTTTGCTCGCAAAGCGATGGCGTTGGCAGCATCAGTTGCATTTACTGCGGGTCTACTTGTAGGTCAAATTAACTGGGGTAACTTTATTGTTTCTCCAGCGCAAGCAAGCCTCGCAGACACCGCAATGAAACACGTCGTGGCGGAAGAGCCGTTCGTTCGCAACATCGATGAAGATG is drawn from Vibrio campbellii CAIM 519 = NBRC 15631 = ATCC 25920 and contains these coding sequences:
- the fadJ gene encoding fatty acid oxidation complex subunit alpha FadJ translates to MSEQKAFSLKIDEQNIAWLAIDVPNEKMNTLQAAFADEMKEIFTQLKDTSGVKGMIIHSLKPDNFVAGADVRMLEACTTASEAEALAKQGQDLFQQLSDLPYPVVAAIHGPCLGGGLELALACDYRVCTDSDKTRLGLPEVQLGLLPGSGGTQRLPRLIGLLPSLDLILTGKQLRAKKAKKLGVVDACVPETVLLDVAKMHVEKGKKKGKQKQSTKEKLMSGSGLGRKFVFEQAAKKTNEKTRGNYPATVAILEVIQHGLEKGFAQGQELEAKRFGELVMSSESKALRSIFFATTEMKKENGAEAEPTAVNKVGVLGGGLMGAGISHVSVAKAKVPVRIKDVSNDGVLNALNYNYKLFEKQRKRRIISKAGLQSKMLQLSGGIDFTSFNHIDVVIEAVFEDLDLKQAMVADIEANAKPETIFATNTSSLPIHKIAEKAERPENIVGLHYFSPVEKMPLVEVIPHETTSEATISTVVALAKKQGKTPIVVKDKAGFYVNRILAPYMNEAAHILLANEPIEQLDGALLDFGFPVGPITLLDEVGVDIGAKIMPILVNELGERFKGPDVFDTLLNDGRKGRKTGKGFYTYKGKKKEVDKSVYKLLNLTPESKLSDNDIALRCVLPMLNEAVRCLDDGIIRSPRDGDIGAIFGIGFPPFLGGPFRYMDQFGLRELVEKMNEFASKYGDRYAPCDGLLTRAGEGRNFYD
- the fadI gene encoding acetyl-CoA C-acyltransferase FadI, giving the protein MGKQEVKTRHGERVAIVAGLRTPFARQSTEFSQVPAVDLGKMVVSEMLARTDIDPKLIEQVVFGQVVQMPEAPNIAREIVLGTGMHIHTDAYSVTRACATSFQAAVNVAESIMAGSIDVGIAGGADSSSVLPIGVSKKLAANLLALSKTKTLGQKLNILKKLSFKDLMPVPPAVAEYSTGLSMGQTAEQMAKSHGITRAEQDALAHRSHSLASQAWKDGKIQDEVMTAFPEPYKKWISEDNNIRHDSTLEGYAKLRPAFDRQYGSVTAANSTPLTDGGAAVMLMREGKAKELGMEILGYIRGYAFSAIGVEMDMLMGPTYATAKVLENTGLELSDLTLIDMHEAFAAQALANVKMFASDKFAQENLGRSKAIGEIDMDKFNVLGGSIAYGHPFAATGARMMTQTLRELKRRGGGLALNTACAAGGLGAAMILEVE
- a CDS encoding sigma-70 family RNA polymerase sigma factor → MFGKKNSNSPVNSDMDRQRKYEALVRGYHRDLYRYAYWLCKDKAIAEDLVQETCLRAWKSLDSLQDEKAAKSWLITILRRENARRFERKQFDLVDIDDYGNDAKVSDDPHHQQEWLQAQIMKLDVEYREPLFLQVVGGFSGEEIGSILDLNKNTVMTRLFRARNQLKEMLDSQDTQRGQKNG
- a CDS encoding DUF3379 domain-containing protein, producing MDDLEFRRRILSDPKQKDEEILQALAESDANSKFADDVLDLDLKIKQAMNVDVPEDLADKILFNQTSSALDDEKVVRPNFARKAMALAASVAFTAGLLVGQINWGNFIVSPAQASLADTAMKHVVAEEPFVRNIDEDVSNKQVNAKMMPFHYQLNGDFPYHVYYLNHCGFGESNNALHIVFQGKEGKVTMFVTDVKSDQKVDFDKDGMSGVVKPVGKASMILVGSSGEDIDAIAAKLAPMMEPM